The sequence below is a genomic window from Salvelinus sp. IW2-2015 unplaced genomic scaffold, ASM291031v2 Un_scaffold2027, whole genome shotgun sequence.
CCCACCTTTTCTCGTGGCGAGCATTCCACTTCTACTGgggccctccccctcctcccaccgTGCTCTCGTTCGGCGTGCCTTCCCGAGTGCAAGGCACGCGTCCCCTCCTGATCAACCTGTCTGCTCCCTCGCTTCCGCTCTGACGGGTCTTCCCGCACGCCTTTGGTCCCCCTCGCGTCGCTGTCTCGTCTCCCCTCCTACCTCACGACGAATCTCTCTTCATCTAGCTGTTGTCCCCATTCGTTCTAGAACTACTCGCGCCTGCTCGTACGGTAACTTTAGCCTCCGGTGGGCGGGGGGTGTCGCTGGCTGGGGGGGTGAGCGTGGGCGGCGTTGGCGCCGATGGGTGGGGCGTGGAGTCAGGCAGGGCGGGCGGGGCGGGCGTGGTGGGCGGCGTGGAGGGTGTCCGGCGCGGGCGTCGTGGGGGGCGGGAGGACGCCGTCGGGCtgggggggcgggggtggggAGGACGGCTGGCGGCGGTGTGTAGCGAAGGTAGTCGGGGGAGGCGGTGGCTGTGAGCGGGGTGGGCTGGGGAGCGGATGGCCGGCGGGCAGGTTGGGGTGGTCCGGGGGGTTGGGGGGTGTTGGGGGGGCTAGCGCGCGCCGCATGGCGTAGCGCCTAGGCTGGGTGGCGCGGAAGAAGGGTTGCGGCGATCCCGGGGTGGGAGTGTTCGGGGGGCGGATGGTGTGTCCGAGTAGCGCGTGGGGCGGGGTGGTCGTCGGGGGCGTcggtggggggtgggtggggtgggggcggggggggcgcgGTAGGGCGCGTGGTCGCGGGTCGGGCGGGTGCAGACCGGGGTGGGGGTAGGGGGGTgtgagcggaggagcgggggggGTGGCCCTGCGGGGCCGGTCTGGAGGTGCACGGGTGGGTGGTGTGGCGTCTGCGGCTCAAGTGGGTGAGCGGGGCGGCGGAGGTGCGCGGGTGCGCGGGAGAGAGAGGTGTGCGTAGCGTGTGGgtgccgcgtgtgtgtgtggggactgtGGGCGTGAccggtggtggggtgggggcgtTGGGAGGTGGGGGTGGTCGTAGGGCTGTGGGGCTCGGCGCCTCGGAAGGCGGGGGTCTCGTCCGAGGTGGTGAGCGGCTCGCTTGGGGGGAGGGCGGGCGCGAGTGGGGCGGGTTCCCGGTTGTAGTGCGGGGGTGCGGTCGAGGCGGGCAGGGAGTGCTGGCATGGACGGAGGCTGGTGGTGGGCAGTGGGAGGAGCGTGGTGGGATGCGCGGCGTGCGGTGCGTCT
It includes:
- the LOC139024927 gene encoding uncharacterized protein; the protein is MDRKRTPRGARGRYALLCGAPRLAPRPPHPTPPPPHIPWTPSPPPPPSRHPTHPSPSPTPTNPSPPSSAHTIQAPPPHLTKPAPLRDPQLVTGASHRPHIFLRPSRHHPRRHRALPCSQSPHQPPTIARPRRQCRQRRRPQPPAYAEPRAIPQQRARTRSPRPPPWLRTTVRSRRAPRPHATAASSRQPFHCDAATRAISKPPPPAEPPITRRTARRASHHAPPTAHHQPPSMPALPARLDRTPALQPGTRPTRARPPPKRAAHHLGRDPRLPRRRAPQPYDHPHLPTPPPHHRATPPAPPLTPPYPHPGLHPPDPRPRALPRPPRPHPTHPPPTPPTTTPPHALLGHTIRPPNTPTPGSPQPFFRATQPRRYAMRRALAPPTPPNPPDHPNLPAGHPLPSPPRSQPPPPPTTFATHRRQPSSPPPPPQPDGVLPPPTTPAPDTLHAAHHARPARPA